In one window of Spartinivicinus marinus DNA:
- a CDS encoding bifunctional transcriptional activator/DNA repair enzyme AdaA: MLVTDQKTISNYYQALLDREPSYVGIFYVGVKTTSIFCISTCRARKPKLENVEFFTTLKEALDAGYRPCKVCKPAENANEAPELVEKAINLVKDNPKEKITDWQLREHQISPELVRRWFKKNYGMTFQAYQRMYRINNALQELKDGKTATETAFGTGYESLSGFGYTYKKFVGKSPKNSTEQSIILISRLTTPLGPMFVCATDKGVCLLEFVDRRMLETEFKDLQLRLKAKIIAGENQHIKQTKQEIAEYFANERTAFTVTLHTPGTDFQNSVWECLKTIPYGQICSYQQQAEKINKPKAVRAVATANGCNRIAIIIPCHRVIGKNGKLVGYAGGLERKRWLLEHERKSLNL; encoded by the coding sequence ATGCTAGTGACAGATCAGAAAACAATAAGTAACTACTACCAAGCGCTATTAGATAGAGAACCAAGCTATGTAGGTATATTTTATGTGGGGGTGAAAACCACATCCATATTTTGTATTTCAACCTGCCGAGCGCGTAAACCCAAGCTAGAAAATGTTGAATTTTTCACCACCTTAAAAGAAGCTTTGGATGCAGGCTATCGGCCTTGTAAAGTTTGTAAGCCTGCCGAAAATGCTAATGAGGCACCAGAGCTAGTAGAAAAAGCAATCAATCTGGTGAAGGATAACCCCAAGGAAAAAATTACAGACTGGCAGCTGCGAGAACATCAAATCAGCCCTGAGCTAGTGAGAAGGTGGTTTAAAAAAAATTATGGGATGACGTTTCAGGCCTACCAACGGATGTACCGAATCAATAATGCGCTTCAAGAATTAAAAGATGGCAAGACAGCCACGGAAACAGCCTTTGGTACAGGGTATGAGTCACTCAGCGGTTTTGGTTATACTTATAAAAAATTTGTTGGCAAATCACCCAAAAATAGTACTGAACAGTCCATTATTTTAATTAGTCGATTGACCACACCATTAGGTCCTATGTTTGTTTGTGCTACTGATAAAGGCGTTTGTTTGCTGGAGTTTGTAGACAGACGCATGTTAGAAACCGAATTTAAAGATTTACAACTGCGACTAAAAGCTAAAATCATTGCTGGTGAAAATCAACATATTAAACAGACTAAACAAGAAATAGCCGAGTACTTTGCAAATGAACGCACAGCCTTTACTGTTACACTACACACGCCAGGCACTGATTTTCAAAACAGCGTTTGGGAATGTTTAAAAACAATACCCTATGGCCAAATTTGTTCCTATCAACAGCAAGCAGAAAAAATAAATAAACCTAAAGCGGTAAGAGCCGTTGCAACCGCTAACGGCTGTAACCGAATAGCAATCATCATCCCCTGTCATCGTGTCATTGGCAAAAATGGTAAACTGGTAGGGTATGCAGGTGGGCTAGAGAGAAAGCGTTGGTTATTAGAGCATGAGCGGAAAAGCCTGAATTTATAA
- a CDS encoding class I SAM-dependent methyltransferase, translating to MHKKISDEYRSKGIAGFYKNEGELYRNPHEPLLESLLKQSLDRKPMGQGCVLDLACGSGEITIILEKHGFTNIDAIDPYTYKAYKRRTGRDAEKFSFEDIAEGCIANKQYELVICSFAMHLVNESWLPRVCFNLSLIANHLIILTPHKRPKIQMDWGWVLDFELLENRVRARSYRSLYRQEVAMQGLLR from the coding sequence ATGCATAAAAAAATATCAGATGAATACAGGTCAAAAGGAATCGCTGGCTTTTACAAAAATGAAGGTGAGCTTTATAGAAACCCCCATGAGCCACTACTTGAAAGTTTATTGAAGCAGTCGCTTGATAGAAAACCAATGGGCCAGGGCTGTGTTCTCGACTTAGCTTGTGGTAGTGGTGAAATTACAATAATACTGGAGAAGCATGGTTTTACTAATATAGATGCCATTGACCCTTACACATATAAAGCTTATAAAAGGCGCACCGGCAGGGATGCTGAAAAATTTAGCTTTGAAGATATTGCTGAAGGATGTATAGCTAACAAGCAATATGAGCTAGTTATATGCAGCTTTGCTATGCATCTTGTGAATGAGTCTTGGCTGCCAAGAGTTTGTTTTAACTTAAGCCTTATTGCTAATCACTTAATCATACTTACCCCCCATAAGCGACCGAAAATCCAAATGGATTGGGGATGGGTATTGGATTTCGAGCTGCTAGAAAACAGAGTTAGAGCTAGGTCTTATCGTTCGTTATACCGTCAGGAAGTAGCGATGCAAGGCTTGCTCCGATAG
- the brnQ gene encoding branched-chain amino acid transport system II carrier protein → MNHNASLKTVDIIAIGLMTFALFLGAGNLILPPGLGYDAGAELTPVMIGFLLTGVGLPLLGIVATAKMNGGLPTITQHLPAKVAFIIGVVIYLSIGPLFAAPRTAVVAYEMSVLPFAELTADPNQYLWLYTIVYFSAVLLISLFPGRLMDSIGKVITPLLVVVLVLIALGTFLNPQGELQSTTQIEGSPFSKGFTEGYLTLDTLASLVFGIIIINSLRQRGITDSKQLTKYTLAAGFIAAAGLSMVYISLSYLGATSHSLVAEKINGAQMIGIYINQIYGHWGQVILAIAISLACFTTAVGLMTSCGEYFHKCWPKISYRTFVIICTAVTALVANVGLNQLMALAIPALLAIYPVAIGLILLCFISDQLANPRLVNSLTLFAIFCVSLFDGLNAAGIEAIKPVYDLYQQLPFASQGLTWLIPGIAGFLAAIALSKLSANSRLAPTS, encoded by the coding sequence ATGAATCATAACGCTAGTTTAAAAACAGTTGATATTATTGCCATTGGGCTAATGACCTTCGCCTTATTTCTTGGGGCGGGTAACTTAATATTACCACCAGGCTTAGGCTATGATGCAGGTGCGGAACTAACACCTGTCATGATTGGCTTTTTGCTTACAGGCGTTGGATTGCCACTATTAGGTATTGTTGCCACCGCTAAAATGAATGGTGGCTTACCTACCATTACTCAGCATTTACCAGCCAAAGTTGCTTTCATTATTGGCGTGGTTATTTATTTATCAATTGGCCCTCTGTTTGCTGCCCCAAGGACTGCTGTAGTCGCTTACGAGATGAGTGTCCTTCCATTCGCTGAGTTAACAGCAGACCCAAACCAATATTTGTGGTTGTACACCATCGTTTACTTTAGTGCTGTGTTGTTAATTTCACTATTTCCAGGCCGGCTGATGGACTCAATTGGTAAAGTCATTACCCCTTTACTGGTTGTTGTATTAGTACTGATTGCGCTGGGTACCTTCCTTAACCCACAAGGTGAATTACAATCAACAACTCAAATAGAAGGCTCGCCATTTAGTAAAGGCTTTACAGAAGGTTACTTAACCTTAGATACCTTAGCATCACTGGTATTTGGAATTATCATTATTAATAGTTTGCGCCAACGGGGCATTACCGACTCGAAGCAGCTAACAAAGTACACCCTGGCTGCTGGCTTTATTGCAGCAGCTGGTTTGTCGATGGTGTATATCAGTCTGTCTTACCTGGGTGCTACCAGTCATAGCTTAGTAGCTGAGAAAATCAATGGCGCCCAAATGATTGGTATCTATATCAACCAAATTTATGGCCACTGGGGGCAAGTGATTTTGGCCATTGCGATATCTTTAGCCTGCTTCACCACTGCGGTTGGGTTGATGACCTCTTGCGGTGAGTACTTTCATAAATGCTGGCCAAAAATTTCATACCGTACCTTTGTGATAATTTGTACAGCCGTTACTGCCTTAGTCGCTAATGTTGGTCTGAATCAATTGATGGCATTGGCTATTCCTGCACTATTAGCCATTTATCCAGTAGCTATTGGCTTAATACTGTTGTGCTTTATCAGTGACCAGCTAGCAAATCCTCGCTTGGTTAATAGCCTAACCTTGTTTGCTATTTTCTGTGTGAGTTTATTTGATGGTTTGAATGCTGCCGGTATTGAAGCCATCAAACCAGTTTACGACTTGTATCAGCAGCTGCCGTTTGCCAGTCAGGGGCTTACTTGGTTAATCCCAGGTATCGCAGGCTTTCTAGCAGCAATAGCACTATCCAAGTTGTCAGCTAATAGTCGATTGGCGCCTACATCTTAA
- a CDS encoding extracellular solute-binding protein, with translation MDIIKRLGLLGLLVAISQVVIAKNNTKIVVVYSVTSFSKQASKAFRKATGIKVHVLGRSGSGATLARITGERRSPKADVWVGGSLGAHAQAAFSGLTEPYRPNNFDELDPEFRDPLGNNRVTGLYTGVLGFIVNYDVLKAKQLSAPNSWQSLLENRYHGLIGMKSPLVSGTAYTTLATLVQMMGEDAAFSYLKSLYHNLAGYTHSHTRLTSLGKLGITITFLHEAVEEKYKFPEKILTQSYQKKVLAMK, from the coding sequence GTGGATATAATCAAGCGCTTAGGCTTACTTGGCCTTTTAGTTGCTATTTCACAAGTAGTGATTGCAAAAAACAATACAAAAATAGTCGTTGTATACTCTGTTACCAGTTTTAGTAAACAAGCAAGTAAAGCTTTTAGAAAGGCAACTGGCATTAAAGTACATGTTTTAGGTAGATCTGGCAGTGGAGCAACTCTGGCACGAATTACAGGCGAAAGGCGAAGTCCTAAAGCCGATGTGTGGGTAGGTGGTAGTCTAGGGGCACATGCACAGGCTGCTTTTAGCGGCTTAACTGAGCCCTATCGCCCAAATAATTTTGATGAGCTTGATCCAGAGTTTCGCGACCCCTTAGGTAATAATCGAGTGACAGGTCTTTACACCGGTGTATTAGGATTTATTGTCAATTATGACGTGTTAAAAGCAAAGCAACTTTCTGCCCCAAATAGTTGGCAATCACTACTTGAAAACCGTTATCACGGTTTGATTGGTATGAAAAGTCCGTTAGTTTCAGGGACAGCCTATACTACACTCGCCACTTTAGTCCAAATGATGGGAGAAGATGCTGCATTTAGTTATCTGAAAAGTCTCTATCATAACCTTGCTGGATACACTCACTCACACACCAGGCTCACTTCTCTAGGCAAACTGGGAATTACAATTACCTTTCTTCACGAAGCCGTTGAAGAAAAGTACAAGTTCCCGGAAAAAATATTGACGCAATCATACCAAAAGAAGGTACTGGCTATGAAATAG
- a CDS encoding DoxX family membrane protein, translating into MLQALIGGLQTRSTYQVSVMRTAFILRLGLGGWLVVEALIKFLGLLSPTQFADMLGFYLGTAGYINQFFQYFLFQSSWGHLLTPASLLALMAMVELVVGCSLIAGLAVKWNAMLTFFMLVFYVIALPVMTIPNVQLEVAVYTAPAPLVQIREVAMAIAAFVLYKLGPGFYSVSNELNGIISEKYWYGLWGKLRYALILPLVVAALFGGFGHIPTFAAPAFLLAALGAALTVDSLKVVRWAAWLAALVFFHYALFMIDWSDNWLKNIYAVRREFGLVSISVALALIKHP; encoded by the coding sequence ATGTTACAGGCATTAATTGGGGGGCTTCAAACCAGATCGACTTATCAAGTTTCGGTAATGCGAACAGCCTTTATTCTTCGGCTAGGCTTGGGTGGTTGGTTGGTCGTTGAAGCGTTAATCAAGTTTTTAGGGTTATTGTCTCCCACCCAGTTTGCTGACATGCTTGGTTTCTATTTAGGTACAGCAGGTTATATTAATCAATTTTTTCAGTATTTTTTGTTCCAAAGCAGTTGGGGGCACTTGTTGACGCCTGCCAGTTTGCTAGCCCTGATGGCAATGGTTGAATTAGTTGTTGGTTGCAGTTTGATTGCTGGCTTGGCGGTAAAGTGGAATGCGATGCTGACATTTTTTATGTTGGTTTTTTATGTCATTGCTTTGCCTGTTATGACGATTCCTAATGTTCAGCTGGAAGTAGCGGTTTATACCGCACCAGCCCCACTTGTACAAATCCGCGAAGTGGCAATGGCAATCGCAGCCTTTGTTTTATATAAACTAGGGCCAGGGTTCTATAGTGTTAGCAATGAATTGAATGGCATCATTTCTGAAAAATACTGGTATGGGCTGTGGGGTAAATTACGTTATGCGTTAATTTTGCCACTAGTAGTGGCTGCGCTGTTTGGTGGCTTTGGTCATATACCAACCTTTGCTGCACCGGCTTTTTTATTAGCTGCACTGGGTGCTGCTTTAACCGTTGATTCGTTAAAAGTAGTGAGGTGGGCAGCTTGGCTGGCTGCGTTAGTTTTCTTTCATTATGCGTTGTTTATGATCGACTGGTCGGATAATTGGTTGAAAAATATTTATGCGGTTAGGCGAGAGTTTGGCTTAGTGTCAATCAGTGTAGCGCTAGCGTTGATTAAGCACCCTTGA
- the yfaE gene encoding class I ribonucleotide reductase maintenance protein YfaE: MANIIKIIDGFSFIPRDEHTLLEAMEAQQLVTEYQCRQGYCGACQVELIDGKIEYTEEPIAFTPKGRILACCAKPTSDITIELPYPVKRI, from the coding sequence ATGGCAAATATTATTAAAATAATTGACGGCTTCAGCTTTATTCCCCGTGATGAGCATACTTTGCTGGAAGCGATGGAAGCCCAACAGTTGGTAACGGAATATCAATGCCGCCAAGGTTATTGTGGAGCCTGCCAGGTAGAACTAATTGATGGCAAAATCGAATACACTGAAGAGCCTATTGCATTTACCCCCAAAGGGCGCATTCTCGCCTGCTGTGCTAAGCCAACATCTGATATCACTATTGAACTGCCCTACCCAGTTAAGCGAATTTGA
- the nrdB gene encoding class Ia ribonucleoside-diphosphate reductase subunit beta, with translation MSYTTFNREHFSSTSQPMFFGQLVNIARYDIQRYPIFEKLIEKQLSFFWRPEEVDLSTDRRDFVDLPEHEKHIFISNLKYQTLLDSIQGRSPNVALLPIVSLPELETWIETWAFSETIHSRSYTHIIRNIMSQPSEVFDDIVTNQAIQKRAIAITQYYDELIEGINLYHTLGTGTHKIGNETITISLRDLKRKLYLTLVSVNVLEAIRFYVSFACSFAFAERATMEGNAKIIKLIARDEALHLTGTQHMLQLMASGEDDPEMAEVAKECREEAHRIFIEAAEQEKEWAEYLFKDGSMIGLNKDILAQYVEYITNQRMLAIGFTAPFETKNNPLPWMNAWLVSDNVQVAPQEAEISSYLVGAIDSQVDTSEFTDFDL, from the coding sequence ATGAGCTACACCACATTCAACCGTGAACACTTTTCTTCTACAAGCCAGCCAATGTTTTTTGGTCAGCTTGTCAATATTGCTCGTTATGATATTCAAAGATATCCAATATTTGAAAAACTGATCGAGAAACAACTGTCTTTTTTCTGGCGTCCAGAAGAAGTTGACCTATCTACCGACAGACGCGATTTCGTTGACTTGCCAGAGCATGAAAAGCATATTTTTATTAGCAACCTGAAATACCAGACCCTGCTGGACTCTATTCAAGGGCGATCACCAAACGTGGCTTTACTACCTATTGTTTCGTTACCAGAGTTAGAAACCTGGATCGAAACCTGGGCCTTTAGTGAAACCATTCATAGCCGCAGCTATACCCATATTATTCGTAATATCATGAGCCAACCCAGTGAGGTGTTTGATGATATTGTCACCAACCAAGCGATTCAAAAACGGGCAATTGCAATTACTCAGTATTACGATGAACTGATTGAAGGTATCAATTTATATCATACCCTCGGCACTGGCACCCACAAAATAGGCAACGAAACCATTACCATCAGCCTACGTGATCTAAAACGGAAGCTGTATTTAACCTTGGTATCGGTTAATGTGTTAGAAGCCATTCGCTTTTATGTTAGTTTTGCCTGCAGTTTTGCCTTTGCAGAGCGTGCAACTATGGAAGGCAATGCAAAAATCATCAAACTGATCGCCCGGGATGAAGCCCTTCACTTGACGGGTACTCAGCATATGCTGCAACTGATGGCTAGCGGTGAGGATGACCCAGAAATGGCCGAAGTAGCTAAAGAATGCCGTGAAGAAGCACATCGAATTTTCATTGAAGCGGCTGAACAAGAAAAAGAGTGGGCAGAATACCTCTTCAAAGATGGCTCAATGATCGGGTTAAACAAAGATATTCTGGCACAGTACGTGGAGTATATAACCAACCAACGAATGCTGGCGATTGGCTTTACTGCCCCCTTTGAAACTAAAAATAATCCGCTACCCTGGATGAATGCGTGGCTAGTAAGTGACAATGTACAGGTTGCTCCCCAAGAGGCAGAAATCAGTTCTTATTTGGTAGGTGCTATCGATAGCCAGGTAGATACCTCGGAATTTACTGACTTTGACCTCTAA
- a CDS encoding SDR family oxidoreductase produces MENNYTVLITGANRGLGLEAVKQYSEAGWQVIATCRAPDSAIELNQLAKASQSVSVYQLDMNDLKSMTLLAQQLDQQAVDLLWCNAGVYGPKGVGLGEITADVWMDTLKVNTVAPLLLVQQFLPHIRRSQQKTIALMTSKMGSMGDNTSGGSYIYRSSKAGLNAVGKSLAEDLHSESIKVVLLHPGWVKTDMGGPSGLIDVTTSIKGLRQVVELLTLENSGSFYAYDGQEIPW; encoded by the coding sequence ATGGAAAATAATTATACCGTTTTAATCACAGGCGCAAATCGTGGTTTGGGGCTGGAAGCTGTCAAACAATACAGCGAAGCTGGCTGGCAGGTGATCGCAACCTGTCGTGCACCAGACTCAGCAATAGAACTGAATCAGCTGGCAAAGGCGAGCCAGTCAGTCAGTGTTTATCAACTGGATATGAATGACCTTAAGTCGATGACTTTATTGGCTCAACAGCTTGATCAGCAGGCCGTTGATTTGCTCTGGTGCAATGCTGGTGTTTATGGCCCTAAGGGAGTTGGTTTGGGAGAAATTACCGCTGATGTCTGGATGGACACGTTAAAAGTTAATACGGTTGCTCCTTTGTTATTGGTACAACAGTTTTTGCCTCATATCCGTCGTAGCCAACAGAAAACCATTGCGTTAATGACTAGTAAAATGGGTAGTATGGGAGATAATACCAGCGGAGGCAGTTATATTTACCGAAGCTCTAAAGCAGGGTTGAATGCGGTTGGCAAAAGCTTAGCAGAAGACCTACACAGTGAAAGTATTAAGGTAGTATTGTTGCATCCAGGTTGGGTAAAAACAGATATGGGAGGCCCTAGTGGGTTGATTGATGTCACTACTTCAATTAAGGGGTTGCGTCAGGTGGTTGAACTATTAACTCTGGAAAATAGTGGCTCATTTTATGCCTATGATGGCCAGGAAATTCCTTGGTAG
- a CDS encoding ABC transporter substrate-binding protein, with translation MDAIIPKEGTGYEIGGLSLIKNGPNPIAAKHFINFILSEKGQILFNQTNYQFPVNLKVQKFSKAPKVDKRKLINFNFAWSGKNRQRLIDLYKKEVLANPNKAKLDY, from the coding sequence ATTGACGCAATCATACCAAAAGAAGGTACTGGCTATGAAATAGGTGGTTTAAGTCTCATCAAAAATGGTCCAAACCCAATCGCCGCAAAGCATTTTATTAATTTCATTCTCTCAGAAAAAGGTCAAATTTTATTCAACCAAACTAACTATCAATTTCCAGTTAATTTAAAAGTACAAAAATTCTCCAAAGCGCCCAAAGTCGATAAACGCAAATTAATAAACTTTAACTTTGCTTGGTCTGGTAAAAACCGACAACGTCTTATCGACCTATATAAAAAAGAAGTATTAGCCAACCCAAACAAAGCCAAACTCGATTATTAA
- a CDS encoding DUF3862 domain-containing protein, producing the protein MRYLSVSILATLLALITGCSKVTSENYNKIKLGMESSEIEQFLGKPTKCDAILTAKQCVWSSGNKSIDVKFVSDKVVLFSNTGL; encoded by the coding sequence ATGCGTTATCTATCTGTTTCTATCTTAGCTACTCTACTTGCTTTAATAACAGGCTGCAGCAAAGTGACCAGTGAAAACTACAACAAAATTAAACTGGGTATGGAAAGCAGCGAAATAGAGCAATTTTTGGGCAAACCGACCAAGTGTGATGCTATTTTGACCGCCAAACAATGTGTATGGTCTTCTGGTAATAAGTCAATTGATGTGAAGTTTGTGAGTGACAAAGTGGTGTTATTTAGCAATACCGGGCTTTAA
- a CDS encoding nucleotidyltransferase domain-containing protein, with protein sequence MNSIELLTVVHQYLLAKGIDNWVFGGWAEELYQLREPGWHSDIDLLVRDHCFTYVDNLLESDGTLVDIPEKRFSHKRAFEYHSIRVELFLVDPVTLTTNFFADCHLFKWPVDTFHNTLKFPGLGICSKTALQAYREVHKKIVAKRKLQLMEFENESN encoded by the coding sequence ATGAATAGTATTGAGCTTCTTACCGTAGTACATCAATACTTGTTAGCAAAAGGTATTGATAATTGGGTTTTTGGCGGATGGGCAGAGGAACTGTATCAATTAAGAGAGCCTGGCTGGCATAGTGATATTGATCTATTGGTAAGAGACCATTGTTTTACTTATGTAGATAATTTGCTTGAGTCTGACGGTACGCTTGTAGATATTCCTGAAAAACGTTTCTCGCATAAACGAGCTTTTGAATACCACTCTATTAGAGTCGAACTATTTCTTGTTGATCCTGTTACATTAACGACCAACTTCTTTGCTGATTGTCATTTATTTAAATGGCCAGTTGATACTTTTCATAATACATTGAAGTTTCCTGGCCTCGGTATCTGTAGTAAAACGGCGTTACAAGCATACCGTGAGGTTCACAAGAAAATTGTTGCCAAGCGAAAGCTACAGTTAATGGAGTTTGAAAATGAAAGTAATTGA
- a CDS encoding substrate-binding periplasmic protein, with product MKTLRAFLTLSACILINSVCAEVRPLHIVGESFPPYEFEYEGRVVGIDIDIIKHIFDKFGVEYTVRLMPWKRAWHEVENARVDAILGASRKKVREPFVYYPQEDMWKSSYIFFSRGKMSKPVEIDYDTPLKNLNTIGVVRGYSYHDSFWQKYPNRNDGTLNPLLEEATDVQQSFLKLANGRIDLFIIDKTVGHFVVNDLKLRHKVTYSTKTLFEKGYTMPFVKRSNYPNIRALSVAFNAELSQMKVSGLYDDIVNKWMNCEKIIDCI from the coding sequence ATGAAAACCTTGAGAGCATTTTTAACTTTATCAGCTTGTATACTGATTAATTCTGTTTGTGCAGAGGTTCGCCCGTTGCATATTGTTGGTGAGTCATTTCCCCCTTATGAGTTTGAATACGAGGGTAGGGTTGTTGGTATTGATATAGATATTATTAAGCATATATTTGATAAGTTTGGGGTTGAATATACTGTTAGGTTAATGCCGTGGAAAAGAGCATGGCATGAAGTTGAAAATGCTAGAGTCGATGCAATTCTTGGTGCCTCACGTAAAAAAGTTAGAGAGCCGTTTGTGTACTACCCTCAAGAAGATATGTGGAAAAGTAGTTATATATTTTTTTCTAGAGGAAAAATGAGTAAACCGGTTGAAATTGACTATGATACGCCGCTAAAAAATTTAAATACAATTGGAGTTGTAAGAGGTTATTCTTACCATGACTCATTTTGGCAAAAGTACCCAAATAGAAATGATGGTACTTTGAATCCGCTGCTAGAAGAAGCAACAGATGTCCAACAGAGTTTTTTGAAACTAGCTAATGGAAGGATAGACTTATTTATTATTGATAAAACAGTAGGCCATTTTGTTGTTAATGATTTGAAACTCAGGCATAAAGTAACATATTCAACGAAAACCTTATTTGAAAAAGGGTATACTATGCCATTTGTGAAAAGGTCAAATTATCCAAATATTCGTGCTTTGTCAGTTGCTTTTAATGCAGAATTGTCACAAATGAAAGTCTCAGGGCTATATGATGATATAGTCAATAAATGGATGAATTGTGAAAAGATTATTGACTGTATTTGA
- a CDS encoding cellulase family glycosylhydrolase: protein MTDSVKDLLRSFHWLILMAMVLVVAGCKIKPDQSRYITDPHGRSLVLHGLNTSSSAKSAPNRLPWIEEKDVARAANNWGFNFVRFLIFWDRLEPAPGVYDQQYLAEIAERVRWYAKHNMYVLLDMHQDLYALQFGGDGAPDWATVTDGLPVAVRSPWWLTYLELGVTRAFDNFWDGSGSHSYLQQHYANAWQQVAKYFKDSPNVIGYDLMNEPYGGSSLWPLFEPLKLKPFYDRVISRIRAVDNDTWLFIEPQAFGVNFGVASTLGVIDDPRQGNSRIVYAPHFYPVLVHEGAAYKGNVLAFKSWPDARVKELNKMKVPLVVGEFGISPNQEGALRFVNDVTTMADHMGASWAFWSNDPGSWAPTDGEGKETVLVDGLVRVYPRAVAGQIVSFLYEPNKKEFTLTFNHNPQITAPTEIYIPARRHFPNGWQIEVKQGMSQYMTTDWDAVREVLKVSFESYQLPRQITLKIKTAG, encoded by the coding sequence ATGACTGACTCTGTAAAGGATTTATTACGGTCTTTTCATTGGCTGATATTGATGGCCATGGTTTTAGTGGTGGCCGGTTGTAAAATCAAACCCGATCAATCTCGTTATATTACAGACCCCCACGGGCGCTCTCTAGTGTTGCATGGGCTAAATACCAGCAGCAGTGCTAAGTCTGCACCCAATCGACTGCCTTGGATTGAGGAAAAAGATGTAGCAAGGGCCGCTAATAATTGGGGATTTAATTTTGTACGGTTTTTAATCTTTTGGGATCGCCTAGAGCCTGCACCAGGTGTTTATGACCAACAATATTTAGCTGAAATAGCAGAAAGGGTACGTTGGTATGCCAAGCACAATATGTATGTACTGCTGGATATGCATCAGGATTTGTATGCGTTACAGTTTGGTGGTGATGGTGCGCCTGATTGGGCAACCGTGACTGATGGCTTACCTGTAGCTGTTCGTTCTCCTTGGTGGTTAACTTATCTAGAACTGGGCGTCACCCGAGCGTTTGATAATTTCTGGGATGGTTCAGGTAGCCATAGTTATTTACAACAACACTATGCCAATGCCTGGCAGCAGGTCGCTAAATACTTTAAAGACAGCCCAAATGTGATTGGCTATGACCTGATGAATGAGCCTTATGGGGGCAGTTCTCTATGGCCATTGTTTGAGCCACTCAAATTAAAACCTTTTTATGATCGAGTCATCAGCAGAATTCGGGCAGTGGATAATGACACCTGGTTATTTATTGAGCCCCAGGCATTTGGAGTTAACTTTGGCGTGGCTTCTACGTTAGGTGTCATTGATGACCCAAGACAAGGCAATTCGCGTATAGTTTATGCACCACACTTTTATCCTGTTTTGGTTCATGAAGGCGCGGCTTATAAAGGTAATGTACTAGCATTTAAATCCTGGCCCGATGCACGGGTTAAAGAGTTGAATAAAATGAAAGTGCCTTTGGTGGTAGGTGAGTTTGGAATTAGTCCTAACCAGGAAGGCGCCTTACGTTTTGTAAATGATGTAACCACTATGGCAGACCATATGGGGGCCAGCTGGGCATTTTGGTCAAATGATCCAGGCTCATGGGCACCTACAGATGGAGAAGGTAAAGAAACCGTATTAGTGGATGGTCTAGTGAGGGTATATCCCAGAGCGGTAGCCGGACAAATCGTAAGCTTTTTATACGAGCCTAATAAAAAAGAATTTACCCTAACCTTTAACCACAATCCTCAAATAACTGCACCAACAGAAATTTATATTCCCGCACGCCGTCATTTTCCCAATGGTTGGCAAATTGAAGTTAAGCAAGGTATGAGTCAATATATGACGACGGATTGGGATGCAGTCAGAGAAGTACTAAAGGTGTCGTTTGAAAGTTATCAACTACCCAGGCAAATTACGTTGAAAATTAAGACTGCTGGTTGA